A part of Desulfobacter sp. genomic DNA contains:
- a CDS encoding TetR/AcrR family transcriptional regulator, translating to MRVKDEIKQEALFQATVAMVNETGFAASSVSKIAKAAKVSPATLYVYHKNKEELLVSTYVRIKELMSRTLLRGFNEDLPIRDCLQQLWMNTFAFASEHPAYFQYMEQFANSPYSGLVDKEKVEAYFAPMFRVMTRGIEQKILKDVEFDILAAFMFYPVKALANPRFCTNFELTDKSIETAFNLAWDAVKR from the coding sequence ATGAGAGTAAAAGACGAGATAAAACAGGAGGCCCTGTTCCAGGCCACGGTGGCCATGGTCAACGAGACCGGTTTTGCGGCCAGTTCCGTATCCAAGATCGCCAAGGCGGCCAAGGTTTCCCCGGCCACACTCTACGTTTATCATAAAAACAAAGAGGAATTGCTGGTCTCCACCTATGTCAGAATCAAAGAACTCATGAGCCGGACCCTGCTCAGGGGCTTTAATGAAGACCTGCCCATCCGGGACTGCCTGCAGCAGTTGTGGATGAACACCTTTGCCTTTGCCTCGGAACATCCGGCATATTTCCAGTACATGGAGCAATTCGCCAACTCTCCTTACAGCGGGTTGGTGGACAAGGAAAAGGTGGAAGCATATTTTGCCCCCATGTTCCGGGTCATGACCCGGGGGATTGAACAGAAAATACTCAAGGACGTGGAGTTTGACATCCTTGCCGCCTTTATGTTCTATCCGGTTAAAGCCCTGGCCAACCCCCGCTTCTGTACGAATTTTGAATTGACAGACAAAAGTATTGAGACGGCATTTAACCTGGCCTGGGATGCCGTAAAGCGTTAA
- a CDS encoding response regulator: protein MGNNVLIVDDEPRFAASLKCLLEKKGIAARVSLSVADALLMFRENPVKVVISDIQMPRQNGFDLMTDVIGEDSLTQFIFLTGYPSIDYIKQAFRRNAFEFFKKPIEDVNVLAGAVAEARINYDRLRQDRYTQQKLQNEAAVFGHILDGIDTGVLVLDMSSCRVIFANRRFNLEMGHPEDLNLSGRKCLEVIPGRKKDPCRVCTNSRILDHLGRPAGSFEWEMENPVTGSRYTVMDKAIQWIDGRIVRLSTFFNITEKRKHEIMFRAYEKKVRRLAELENIETLAGGIAHQFNNSLSVISGNLELMELEMARHEKKIPYTRAMKASAEKMVDMTASLLAYARGGKYRVRELRFHEMVNRALHQLSHDIPDHVQINKQVPEAGLRVRVDMGQIRTLLGNIIENAVEAGAGRIDISGSGKPSPPPRLNGTDRGKTGHGAYLCLEIRDNGQGMDSDTLERVFQPFFTTKFQGRGLGLAASMGIVKGHQGFIFMESEPGRGTRVSVHLPVWAGEIPAIKPEQKGFRFQHS, encoded by the coding sequence ATGGGTAACAATGTTCTGATTGTGGATGATGAGCCCCGGTTTGCGGCCTCATTAAAATGCTTATTGGAGAAAAAAGGAATTGCGGCTCGGGTATCCTTGAGCGTGGCCGATGCGCTTCTCATGTTTCGCGAAAATCCGGTCAAAGTCGTCATTTCAGATATCCAGATGCCCCGGCAGAATGGATTTGATCTGATGACGGATGTAATCGGTGAAGACAGTCTGACCCAGTTTATTTTCCTCACCGGCTATCCCAGCATCGATTATATCAAACAGGCTTTCCGCCGGAATGCATTTGAATTTTTCAAAAAACCCATTGAGGATGTCAATGTACTGGCCGGCGCCGTGGCAGAGGCCCGTATCAATTACGACCGCCTGAGACAGGATCGGTATACACAGCAGAAACTCCAGAACGAGGCGGCCGTGTTCGGCCACATTCTCGACGGCATCGACACCGGCGTCCTGGTACTGGATATGTCATCCTGCCGGGTGATTTTTGCCAACCGGAGGTTCAATCTGGAGATGGGGCACCCGGAGGACCTGAATCTTTCCGGCAGAAAATGCCTGGAGGTGATCCCGGGGCGGAAAAAGGATCCCTGCCGGGTATGCACCAATTCCCGGATCCTGGACCACCTGGGACGGCCTGCCGGCTCCTTTGAATGGGAGATGGAAAATCCGGTCACCGGCAGCCGATACACGGTCATGGATAAGGCCATTCAGTGGATTGACGGCAGGATCGTCAGGCTGTCCACCTTTTTCAATATCACAGAAAAAAGAAAGCACGAGATTATGTTCAGGGCCTATGAGAAAAAGGTGAGGCGCCTGGCAGAGCTGGAGAATATCGAAACCCTGGCCGGAGGCATTGCCCATCAGTTCAACAATTCCCTCTCCGTTATATCGGGAAACCTGGAGCTGATGGAATTGGAAATGGCCCGGCATGAGAAGAAAATACCCTATACCCGCGCCATGAAGGCCTCTGCCGAAAAAATGGTGGATATGACCGCCTCATTGCTTGCCTATGCCAGGGGGGGCAAGTACCGGGTCCGGGAACTGCGGTTCCATGAAATGGTCAACAGGGCCCTGCATCAGCTTTCCCACGATATTCCGGATCATGTGCAGATCAATAAACAGGTGCCGGAAGCCGGGCTCAGGGTCCGGGTGGATATGGGGCAGATCCGGACCCTTTTGGGCAATATCATTGAAAATGCGGTGGAAGCCGGCGCCGGACGGATTGATATCAGCGGGAGCGGGAAGCCCTCGCCACCGCCCCGGCTCAATGGCACCGACAGGGGAAAGACGGGCCATGGCGCCTACCTCTGCCTGGAGATCCGGGACAATGGCCAGGGCATGGACAGCGATACCCTGGAACGGGTGTTCCAACCCTTTTTCACCACCAAATTCCAGGGCAGGGGGCTGGGGCTGGCGGCGTCCATGGGCATCGTGAAGGGACATCAGGGATTCATTTTCATGGAATCCGAGCCCGGCCGGGGCACCCGGGTATCGGTTCACCTGCCGGTATGGGCCGGTGAAATCCCCGCCATTAAGCCCGAGCAGAAGGGCTTCCGGTTTCAGCATTCATAA
- a CDS encoding transporter substrate-binding domain-containing protein: MRLSIQIILLSFVMALFSGPVNAETYVCGIASGYPPYQFQRYGTAAGLDAEVARRIGEKLGVELVFFQGDWDDVFNQLRFGKIDFIAGMEINEVRMQLFDFSPPYYHRYDAVFVRENERQIHGVKDLYNKIITGDRHSFLELRWQKEGIKDKIRIMQTPSKRKAMQLLEAGNTQAAIMPRAVGRFLAKEMDLPVRILTTSDAGSPVALAVKKGEQGLLEKLNAALDELIRGGELQQLKDKWL; this comes from the coding sequence ATGCGTTTATCGATTCAAATCATATTGTTGTCCTTTGTCATGGCCTTGTTTTCAGGTCCGGTCAATGCCGAGACATATGTTTGCGGCATTGCTTCGGGGTATCCCCCCTATCAGTTCCAGCGCTATGGGACGGCCGCCGGATTGGATGCCGAAGTTGCCAGGCGGATTGGCGAAAAGCTGGGTGTGGAACTGGTTTTTTTTCAGGGAGATTGGGACGATGTCTTCAACCAGTTGCGATTTGGGAAGATTGATTTTATCGCAGGCATGGAAATCAATGAGGTGCGGATGCAGCTCTTTGATTTCAGCCCCCCTTATTACCATCGATATGATGCTGTTTTTGTCCGGGAAAATGAAAGACAGATCCATGGGGTCAAAGATTTATATAACAAGATCATTACAGGCGACAGACATTCATTTTTGGAATTGAGATGGCAGAAAGAGGGCATCAAGGATAAAATCCGGATTATGCAGACCCCAAGCAAGAGAAAGGCCATGCAGTTGCTGGAGGCCGGCAATACCCAGGCGGCCATCATGCCCAGGGCCGTGGGACGTTTTTTGGCAAAGGAGATGGACCTTCCGGTTAGAATCCTGACCACGTCGGATGCGGGCTCCCCTGTCGCCCTGGCAGTTAAAAAGGGGGAACAGGGTCTGCTGGAAAAATTGAATGCCGCGCTGGATGAATTAATTCGGGGTGGAGAACTCCAACAACTCAAAGACAAATGGCTTTAA
- a CDS encoding thermonuclease family protein, whose translation MNNAPCNYCFRAARTVCLALVLILLLVLPGRSSAGRAVCPVVKVVDGDTITVLYKGKREKIRLLNVDTPESVHPDASRNTPMGKKAAAYTRQRLAGQRVALEFEGRKRGKYGRLLAYVFIDHENFNLELVQKGWSPYYTKYGTSPSYHNQFTAAQAGARARGLNIWGPGQSTAPAHKARPRMAAASAYRGNTSSRVFHRPSCRYFNCKNCTRVFSHRDTAIAKGFSPCGICRP comes from the coding sequence ATGAACAACGCACCCTGTAATTATTGCTTCCGGGCGGCCAGAACCGTCTGTCTGGCCCTGGTTCTCATCCTCCTGCTCGTTCTTCCCGGCAGGTCCTCAGCCGGAAGGGCGGTCTGCCCCGTGGTCAAGGTGGTGGACGGGGACACCATCACCGTCCTCTATAAAGGGAAACGGGAAAAAATAAGGCTGCTCAATGTGGACACCCCGGAATCGGTGCATCCGGATGCCTCCCGGAATACCCCGATGGGCAAAAAAGCCGCCGCCTATACCCGGCAGCGTCTGGCAGGCCAACGGGTTGCCCTGGAATTCGAAGGCAGAAAACGGGGAAAATACGGCAGGCTTCTGGCCTATGTATTCATCGACCATGAAAATTTCAACCTGGAACTGGTACAAAAGGGCTGGTCCCCCTACTACACCAAATACGGCACCAGCCCCAGTTACCACAACCAATTCACAGCGGCCCAGGCCGGGGCCCGGGCCCGGGGGCTGAATATCTGGGGACCGGGCCAATCAACTGCGCCGGCACACAAGGCCAGGCCCCGTATGGCCGCGGCCTCGGCGTACAGGGGCAATACGTCATCCCGGGTATTTCACCGCCCCTCCTGCCGGTATTTTAACTGCAAAAACTGCACCCGCGTCTTTTCCCACCGGGATACGGCCATTGCCAAAGGATTTTCTCCCTGCGGCATCTGCAGGCCCTGA
- a CDS encoding TIGR01212 family radical SAM protein (This family includes YhcC from E. coli K-12, an uncharacterized radical SAM protein.), translating into MEKKKRYSDYNAYLRNLYGERVQKISVDAGMTCPNRDGTLSRAGCIYCNAKGSGTGAFARGLSIREQIEQGKIPAMKKYKAKKFLAYFQSYSNTYTSAAHMKSMYDEALSCEGVVGMAVGTRPDCVDEEKIALIDSYAKDYLVWLEYGLQSVHNSSLDIINRGHDFKAFEEAMALTASRPKINICTHIILGLPGEDRQMMLDSAKVIADLGVNGVKIHLLYVIRGTALERMYEKGGYTPLTQNEYVDLVCDFLERLPKDVIIQRITGDPHADELVAPSWAGRYRETFNMIQRTLEVRDSYQGKFII; encoded by the coding sequence ATGGAAAAAAAGAAACGGTATTCGGATTATAATGCGTATCTGAGGAACCTTTACGGGGAGCGGGTGCAGAAAATTTCAGTGGATGCGGGGATGACCTGCCCCAACCGGGACGGCACCCTTTCCCGGGCTGGCTGCATTTACTGCAATGCCAAGGGGTCCGGCACCGGGGCCTTTGCCAGGGGCCTGTCCATCCGGGAGCAGATCGAACAGGGAAAAATTCCGGCCATGAAAAAATACAAGGCCAAGAAATTTCTGGCCTATTTCCAGTCCTATTCCAATACTTACACCTCGGCGGCCCATATGAAATCCATGTACGATGAGGCCCTGTCCTGTGAGGGGGTGGTGGGCATGGCCGTTGGCACCCGGCCTGATTGTGTGGATGAGGAAAAAATCGCCCTCATTGATTCCTATGCCAAAGATTACCTGGTCTGGCTGGAGTACGGCCTGCAGTCCGTGCACAATTCTTCCCTTGATATCATCAACCGGGGGCACGATTTCAAAGCCTTTGAGGAGGCCATGGCCCTGACTGCGTCCAGGCCGAAAATCAATATCTGCACCCATATCATTCTCGGCCTGCCCGGGGAAGACCGGCAGATGATGCTGGACAGCGCAAAGGTGATCGCCGACCTTGGGGTGAACGGGGTGAAGATCCACCTGCTTTATGTGATCCGGGGGACGGCCTTGGAGCGGATGTATGAAAAGGGGGGCTATACCCCCCTGACGCAGAATGAATACGTTGACCTGGTATGTGATTTTCTGGAGCGGCTGCCCAAAGATGTGATTATCCAGCGGATTACGGGGGACCCCCATGCCGACGAACTGGTGGCCCCTTCCTGGGCCGGCCGGTACAGGGAAACCTTTAATATGATCCAGCGCACCCTGGAGGTCCGGGATTCATACCAGGGGAAATTTATTATTTAA
- a CDS encoding amidophosphoribosyltransferase — translation MGGLFGCASKAECNTELFYGTDYLSHLGTKRAGLVTYGEGRFNRTIHSLENAYFRSKFESSLDRLTGRMGLGVISDTDSQPIIIHSHLGQFAVVMVGRIANLEELAAAELKGNIHFAETSRGGINPTELVATLICRGSSIEEGIALAQERIKGSCSMLVLTDSCIYAARDRLGRTPLIMGRRENACAVSSESSAFSNLGFETAYFPGPGEIIKMTPEGFEQVRPPGEKMQVCSFLWVYYGYPASTYEGINTEQVRYNCGAALAKNETCGADLVAGIPDSGIGHAIGFANESRIPYMRPYVKYTPTWPRSFMPQNQKMRDLVARMKLIPVREIIEGKRIIFCDDSVVRGTQLQDNTEILYEFGAREVHMRIACPCLIHPCEFLNFSTSRSTLDLAGRRAIYELEGRDDADLGDYAVAGSEKHGRMLEKIVERLKLTSLRYQTLDDLVRAVGLPKEKLCTHCWDGSSYF, via the coding sequence ATGGGCGGTCTTTTCGGATGTGCGTCAAAGGCGGAGTGCAATACGGAACTCTTTTACGGAACGGATTATCTATCCCATTTGGGAACCAAGCGGGCCGGATTGGTCACATACGGGGAGGGCCGGTTCAACCGGACCATCCACAGCCTGGAAAATGCCTATTTCAGATCCAAATTCGAATCCAGTCTGGACAGGCTTACGGGACGCATGGGCCTGGGCGTCATCAGCGACACCGATTCCCAGCCCATTATCATCCACTCCCACCTGGGGCAGTTTGCCGTGGTCATGGTGGGCAGAATCGCCAACCTGGAAGAACTGGCCGCCGCAGAGCTTAAGGGCAACATCCATTTTGCCGAAACCAGCCGGGGGGGCATCAATCCCACGGAACTTGTGGCCACCCTGATCTGCCGGGGATCATCCATTGAAGAGGGCATCGCCCTGGCCCAGGAAAGGATCAAGGGCTCCTGCTCCATGCTGGTGCTTACCGATTCCTGCATCTATGCGGCCCGGGACCGCCTGGGCAGAACCCCGCTCATCATGGGCCGGCGGGAAAACGCCTGTGCCGTCAGCTCCGAGTCCAGTGCCTTTTCAAACCTTGGATTTGAAACCGCATACTTTCCCGGCCCCGGGGAAATCATCAAAATGACCCCGGAAGGCTTTGAGCAGGTGCGCCCCCCTGGGGAAAAGATGCAGGTCTGCTCCTTTCTCTGGGTCTATTACGGCTACCCCGCATCCACCTACGAGGGCATCAATACCGAACAGGTGCGCTACAACTGCGGAGCGGCCCTGGCCAAAAACGAAACCTGCGGGGCGGATCTGGTGGCCGGCATCCCGGATTCGGGCATCGGCCATGCCATCGGCTTTGCCAATGAAAGCCGCATCCCCTATATGCGCCCCTATGTGAAATACACCCCCACCTGGCCCCGGAGTTTCATGCCCCAGAACCAGAAAATGCGGGACCTTGTGGCCCGGATGAAACTGATTCCCGTCCGGGAGATCATTGAGGGCAAACGGATTATTTTCTGCGACGACTCCGTGGTCCGGGGGACCCAGCTCCAGGACAATACCGAAATCCTCTACGAATTTGGGGCCAGAGAAGTCCACATGCGCATTGCCTGCCCCTGCCTCATCCACCCCTGTGAATTTTTGAACTTCTCCACCTCCCGTTCCACCCTGGACCTGGCCGGCCGCAGGGCCATCTATGAGCTGGAAGGCAGGGACGACGCCGATCTCGGGGACTATGCCGTGGCCGGATCTGAAAAACACGGCCGGATGCTTGAAAAAATAGTGGAACGCCTTAAACTTACCAGCCTGAGATACCAGACCCTGGACGACCTGGTCCGGGCCGTGGGCCTGCCCAAGGAGAAGCTTTGTACCCACTGCTGGGACGGCTCTTCCTATTTTTAA
- the dat gene encoding D-amino-acid transaminase, whose amino-acid sequence MIAYFNGEYLEKDEITISPDDRGFLFADGLYEVIRAYRKKLFRAKDHIDRLNAGAAHLRLGVTDFSDLEGVAETLLEKNELKGDATVYFQITRGVAPRGHAFPDPSPAPTVFASAALFDPTRTVTSREDGIPVITVPDNRWARCDMKTVALTANVLANQEAVEKGAKEALFVRDGVIMEGTHSNFFAVMDGCLVTAPASNYILHGITRKVILELAAEKGLAFREGPVFRTDLDKVTEAFITGTTTEITPVVSIDGASVGTGAPGPVTRTLQDAFTDLISDT is encoded by the coding sequence ATGATTGCATATTTCAACGGTGAATACCTGGAAAAGGACGAGATCACCATTTCTCCGGACGACCGGGGCTTTTTATTTGCCGACGGTCTCTATGAGGTTATCCGGGCCTACCGGAAAAAACTGTTCAGGGCCAAAGACCATATTGACCGCCTCAATGCGGGAGCCGCCCATCTGCGGCTGGGGGTGACGGATTTTTCCGACCTGGAGGGGGTGGCCGAGACCCTGCTGGAGAAAAACGAACTCAAGGGAGATGCCACGGTCTATTTCCAGATCACCCGGGGGGTGGCGCCCCGGGGCCATGCGTTCCCGGATCCGTCCCCGGCGCCCACGGTATTCGCCTCCGCGGCCCTCTTCGACCCCACCCGAACCGTCACCTCCCGGGAAGACGGCATCCCGGTGATCACGGTGCCGGACAACAGATGGGCCCGGTGCGACATGAAAACCGTGGCCCTCACGGCCAATGTCCTGGCCAACCAGGAAGCTGTTGAAAAGGGTGCCAAAGAGGCCCTCTTCGTCCGGGACGGGGTAATCATGGAAGGCACCCACTCCAATTTCTTTGCCGTCATGGACGGCTGCCTGGTCACGGCCCCGGCCTCCAATTACATCCTCCACGGCATCACCCGGAAGGTGATTCTGGAACTGGCCGCAGAAAAGGGACTGGCCTTCAGGGAAGGGCCCGTCTTCAGGACAGATCTGGACAAGGTCACCGAGGCCTTTATCACCGGAACCACCACGGAAATTACCCCGGTGGTGTCCATTGACGGCGCTTCCGTGGGCACCGGTGCCCCCGGCCCTGTGACCCGAACCCTTCAGGATGCGTTCACAGACCTGATCAGCGACACCTAG
- a CDS encoding crotonase/enoyl-CoA hydratase family protein, with product MSKVEIRTQGHVLLMGLNRPEKRNAFDLEMYRELSAAYGRLHRDPELRCGLLYAEGEHFTAGLDLPQWSPCFSRGSFPELPEDGLDPLGLDPSNQVGKPIVMAVQGICLTLGIELLLATDIRVADKTARFGQIEIKRGIYPVGGATVRLLQEVGWGNAMRWLLTADEFTAEDALTMGLVQEVAEQGQALDRALGIAQTIAKQAPLGVAATLRSARIARVRGEQAAVERLLPDLLPLMSSDDVKEGLASFMERREARFKGI from the coding sequence ATGAGTAAAGTTGAAATCCGTACCCAGGGACATGTCCTGCTCATGGGGCTGAACCGGCCGGAAAAAAGGAACGCCTTTGACCTGGAGATGTACCGGGAACTGAGTGCTGCATACGGCCGGCTCCACCGTGACCCTGAACTGCGCTGCGGGCTCCTTTACGCCGAAGGGGAGCATTTTACCGCAGGACTGGACCTGCCCCAGTGGTCACCCTGTTTTTCCCGGGGCAGTTTTCCGGAACTGCCGGAGGACGGGCTGGACCCCCTAGGGCTGGACCCTTCAAACCAGGTGGGAAAACCCATTGTCATGGCGGTCCAGGGTATCTGTCTGACCCTGGGGATTGAATTGCTCCTGGCCACGGATATCCGGGTGGCAGACAAGACCGCCCGGTTCGGCCAGATCGAGATCAAGCGGGGGATATATCCCGTGGGCGGTGCCACCGTACGGCTTCTTCAGGAGGTGGGGTGGGGCAACGCCATGCGCTGGCTGCTCACGGCCGACGAATTCACCGCCGAAGACGCCCTGACCATGGGCCTGGTTCAGGAAGTGGCGGAACAGGGGCAGGCCCTGGATCGCGCCCTCGGGATTGCCCAAACCATTGCAAAACAGGCGCCCCTGGGCGTCGCCGCAACCCTGCGCTCCGCCCGAATCGCAAGGGTTCGCGGGGAGCAGGCCGCCGTTGAGCGGTTGCTCCCGGATTTGCTGCCCCTTATGTCGAGCGATGATGTGAAAGAAGGGCTGGCCTCTTTCATGGAGCGGCGGGAGGCCCGGTTCAAGGGCATATAA
- a CDS encoding MBL fold metallo-hydrolase yields MTTSAQTFDSRSPDMDAGGTLAAAVKFIFSKNNRTPKVALPVSPVDTAPFSRREKGEFNSTWLGHSSLMVNMDGFRILLDPVLASRVTIAGPGRFNGPPPLAPGDLPRVDLVIISHDHYDHLNKFTVLALKDKAARFIVPTGVDRRLAAWGVPEEKITALGWWDDMEIPGGLKVTACPSQHFSGRGLMDRNQTLWASWVIASPGYNIFFSGDSGYFNGFAAIGKALGPFDMTFIECGAYDPAWHGVHMYPEETVQAHLDLGGRILHPVHWGTFNLALHPWYEPMARLKAAADAAGVTIATPAAGETVTLNRLGGPWWEAPMQKTLAKQNPGPRQADAVKFVKD; encoded by the coding sequence ATGACCACATCAGCACAGACATTTGACAGCCGGTCACCGGACATGGATGCGGGCGGCACCCTTGCTGCCGCCGTCAAGTTTATCTTTTCAAAAAACAACCGGACGCCCAAAGTCGCCCTGCCCGTATCCCCGGTGGATACCGCCCCCTTTTCCCGCCGGGAAAAAGGGGAATTCAACAGCACCTGGCTGGGCCACTCTTCCCTCATGGTCAACATGGACGGTTTCCGGATTCTCCTGGACCCGGTATTGGCATCCAGGGTGACCATTGCCGGGCCCGGCCGGTTCAACGGCCCGCCCCCCCTGGCCCCCGGAGATCTGCCCCGGGTGGACCTGGTGATCATCTCCCACGACCATTATGACCACCTCAACAAGTTCACCGTCCTGGCCCTCAAGGACAAGGCCGCCCGGTTCATTGTCCCCACCGGGGTGGACCGCCGCCTGGCCGCCTGGGGGGTGCCGGAGGAAAAAATCACGGCCCTGGGCTGGTGGGATGATATGGAGATACCGGGAGGACTGAAGGTGACCGCCTGCCCATCCCAGCATTTTTCCGGCCGGGGCCTGATGGACCGGAACCAAACCCTATGGGCCTCCTGGGTCATCGCATCTCCCGGCTATAACATTTTCTTTTCAGGAGATTCCGGGTATTTCAATGGATTTGCCGCCATCGGAAAAGCCCTGGGCCCCTTTGACATGACCTTCATTGAATGCGGGGCCTATGACCCTGCCTGGCACGGGGTCCACATGTATCCCGAAGAAACGGTGCAGGCCCATCTGGACCTGGGGGGCCGCATCCTCCATCCCGTCCATTGGGGGACATTCAACCTGGCCCTCCACCCCTGGTATGAGCCCATGGCCCGGCTAAAGGCCGCCGCAGATGCCGCCGGGGTCACCATAGCCACCCCGGCCGCCGGAGAAACCGTCACCCTTAACCGCCTTGGCGGGCCATGGTGGGAGGCGCCCATGCAAAAGACCCTGGCAAAACAGAACCCAGGGCCGAGGCAGGCGGACGCCGTAAAATTTGTAAAAGACTGA